DNA from Desulfovibrio sp. X2:
CTTGCCAGAGGCGCGCATCTTCTTGTCGATGTCCGGCAGGAAGTAGTACTTGGCCCGCTCGGGCGCGACGAAGAGGTGCAGCGCCTTCTTCAGGATGAGGTCGATGACCTCCTTGCTGGTCAGGTAGTGGCGGATGGTGGCGAGCTTGGTGCCCGCCTCGACGAAGCGGCCCGCCACGGCCGTCTCCACGGATTCGAGCACGCCGTTCAGCGACGCGCGGATGGGCTTCTTGTTCTTCTCGCGCTCGAGCGTGGCGATGAGCGTTCCGGGCTTTTCGCGGTAGGTTCCGTGTGGTCCCTGGACCGTGGCCCCGGGCTCCTTGAGCACGAACTCGACCGTGCCGGTGTGCGGGGCCGTGATGTCTATCAGCTCGTAGGGCGAGGCTTTCAGCTCCTCGAGCAGTTCCTTGACGTTGAACACGCGTGCTCCTTCCTGCCCTGCTAGCGGTAGTAGAGGTTGCGGCCGCCCATGGTCAGCAGGGCCTGGTAGAGGTTCTTGCGGGCTTCGCGACGGTCCCAGATGCCCTGGATGTGGCCCCTGGAGAGGGCCTGGTGGGCCTGGTGGTAGTCGGGCGGAATGTCCACGCCGGTGGTTTCCTTGATCACGCCGGGACCGGCGAAGCCGATGTTGGCCGAACGGATGGCGAACTGGTAGGGCGAGCAGCCCAGGAAGCTGGCCACGGGGCCTGCGTAGGAATTGGTGTCGTAGAGGACCACGTAGAGGCCGCCGTCCTCGATGTAGCGGTGCACGGCCATGGTGCAGCGCGGCATCTGGATGACGCCGTTGGTGCCTTCCTGGATGCGGATGCCCGCGGTGCCGTGAACGTAGGCCAGGAACGGATAGTGCTTCTTCTTGGCCCGCTCAACGGCGCGGATGAACTTCTCGCCCTCGGCCGCGCCCACCGAGCCGCCCCTGAAGGGGGCCACGAGCATGGCGACCACGAGGTTGACGTTCTCGATGCGCGCCTCGAAGGTCATGCATGCGGAGCGCAGGCCAGTCTTCTTCTTGGCCTGCTCGACGCGCTGGTCGAAGCCCTCGTAGCTCAGCGGGTTGCCCGACTCGATCTGGCCGTTGAACTCGAAGATCGAGTCCTGGTCGAAGACGTTGTAGAGGTACCACTGGTATTCCATGGTGAAGTGGTGGCCGCAGTAGCCGCACACGCCCGCGTACTCGCCGAACAGGTCCGGCGCCCAGAGGTCAAGGCAGCCGTGCGTCTCGGAGTTGGGGCAGGTGACTGTCCTGTCCTCCTTGGCCTTGGGGCTGATGTAGGCCCACTTGCCGCCCTGCTGCTCGCCCTCGTCCCACTTGGAGAGCTGGGTGAGGCTGCTCTTGGCTTCCTCGGACACGGTCGAGGGCTTGCCGCCGCCGATCTTGTCCAGCATGGCGCGCACGGGCTTGCCGACCTTGTTGCGCACGAGATGCGCCTCGGCCTCCAGCTCCTCGCGCAGGCGCTGGATCTTGCGGTGGTGCTTGCGCAGGAATTCGTAGCGGAAGAAGGAGTTGACCGCCCAGGCCGCGTCCTGGAAGCGGGCCATGAACTTCTCGCTCACGGAGCGCTTGTCCAGGTAGGCCGACTGCGCCAGGGCGCGGAATTTCTGGTGCCGCTTCCAGACCAGGCTGTCGCGCGCCTTGGAGGACAGGTGCCAGGAGACGTAGACCTCCTCGGCGTCCATGGGGGCCTTGTCGCCGTCCGCGAGGCGCGAGTTGAGCGCCAGGGAACGGAAGAGCTTCATGCCCTTGACCTGGAGCACCACCTGGTTGGTGGCGTTGATCATCTCGTTGCGCAGGGTCTTGTAGAAGTCGTAGTGGTCCACGCGCGCGCCGAGCGGCGGCTCGGTCACCACGCGGTCGACGTAGCCCATGCGCAGGTTGTCCTCGGCGGTGATCTTCAGCTGCCGGGCGCACTTCTCGATGAGCTCGGGGGCCACCCGTTCGCCCTGCCGCGTCTTGGCCTCGATGGCCGCGGCGCCCTCGGGGGAGATGACCGAATAGTAGCCGTGGGAGAACATGAGGCGCATGTCGGACAGGGCGATGGCCTCGGCGCCGCCGGAGCCGCCCTCGGAGATGGCCGCCACGAAGGGCACGCGCAGCTCCGACATCTCGAAGAGGTTGCGCGCGATCTGCTGCGCCGCGCCCGGGTAGTCCTCGATGGGGTACGAACCCGGGGTGAAGACGTAGGCGTGGATCGGGATGTTCTCCATCTCCGCGACCTTCATGTAGTGCAACGCCTTGGCGTTGCCCCAGGGCTTGACCGAGCCGCCGTTGCGGAACTCCTGGCCGTGGCCCTTCTCTTGGCCGATGACCATGACCGGCTGGTGCATGACCTTCTTGCCCACGCGGCGGGTGATGTAGGCCCGCGCGATGAGCATGGAGGGGTCGATGGAGTATTCGTCCTGACCGCCGATCTCGGTGTAGTTGTCGTAGACGTTCTCGAGGATGTCCTTGAGGCAGACGCGCATGGGATGGCGCACGATGCGCACGCGGTCCATGGGGGTCAGCTGGGCGTCGAGCTTCTTCTCGAGGAAGAAGAAGAGGTCCTCGAGCTGCGCCATGTGGCGCATCTGCTCGGACACGTCCATGCCCCTGGAGTGGGCCAGGAACTCGTCGAGCCTGGCCTGCAGGAGCTTGATGTTGGCGTTTTCCTTGTCGCCGAAGATATCGCGGATGTAGCCCAGGCGTTCCTGGAGCAAACGTATTCTGTTGTCGAGTTCCATTGTTCTGCCCTGGGGCTTAGAATTCCAAAAGGTTCGCGGTCTTGTCCCGCAGGAACGAGACGTTGGAGCGCAGGGGCTGCCCTGCCTTGTCCACCCCTTCCAGCACCAGGGAGTCCAGGAACTCCACGCCGCGCGCCTTGGCCTCGGCGAGGTCCTTGCCCTTGACGATGGCCAGCGCGAGGTTGGGGTCGAATTCCGTGGGGATCTCGTACGCCACGTCGGTGGGCACGTGGGTCAGCACGGAGAGCCAGGGCAGGTCGGCCCAGGCGAAGCGGTCGATACGTCCCACCCAGGGGGTGAAGCGGTTGTCCGGGTCCTCGGCGATGATGCGGTACTCGATGCTCACGCCGTCGAAGGTGACGTTCTCCTGGGAGTAGCCGAGCGGCTCGCCGAGCGCGCAGCGGATCTGCTCCTTGATGAGGTCCACGGGGCCCTCGCCGTTGATGCTCGAGATGGCGCCCGAGATGCCGTTCTCCACCTGGATGCGGGTGTTGACCTCCATCAGGAACGGGTCGCCCTTGGGGGTCACGATCCACTCCCAGGTGCCGACGGAGTTGTAGCCGACCTCCTTGGCGATGCGCAGGGAGTATTCGGTGATGTCGGCCAGCACTTTGGCCGCGTCGAAGCCGTAGCTCAGCTCCTTGGGGGTGAAGCCGGGCGCGACCTCGATGCGCTTCTGGCGGCCGGTGCTCTGCACCGTGCAGTTGCGCGTGGCGAAGTGGATGTGCGACGTGCCGGCCTTGTCGCCCAGTATCTGCACCTCGAGGTGGTTGAAATCGAAGATGCGCTGCTCGATGAGCACGCCGGAGTCCTGGAACTGGCGCTTGGCGTAGTTGCGCAGGCGGCGGTAGGTGGAGCGGAAGGTGTCCATGCGCTCCACTTCCTCGATGCCCATGCCCCCGCCGCCCGCGGAGGCCTTGAGCAGCACGAGGTGGCGCTCGAAGCCCTGGTCCGCCTGGAAGGCGAAGAGGCTCTCGCCGATCTCCTCGGCCTCCATCTCGTCGTAGATGGGCCGGTCGGAGCCGGGCACCGTGGGCACGTTCAGACGGCGCGCCAGGCGCTTGGTGTTGATCTTGTCGCCCAGCTCGCGGATGACCTGCCACGAGGGGCCTATCCAGACCAGGGGACGGTCTCGCTTGACCACGCGGCGGGCGAAGCGGAAGTCCTCGGCGAAGAAGCCGTATCCCGGATGGACCGCGGTGGCTCCCGCGTCGTCGGCCACGGCCAGGAGCTCGTTGGCGTCGTGGTAGGAGGCCACCTGGTAGGCGGCCTTGTCGCCGCCGTGCTTGCGCGCGTGGCGCACATGGCCGGAGAACTCGTCTTCCTTGGTGTGGACGGCCACGAAATCCAGGCCGAGCTTGCGGCAGGCGTTGATGATGCGGATGGCTATCTCGCCCCGGTTCGCGACCAGGACCTTATGTCGTTTCGCGGACACGCGGAATCTCCCTTCTATCGGGCTTTCTCGGGCCGGACGGCAATGAGCCAAGCGGGGGGCGCCGCCGCATTCGAGCGCGGCCTGTTCGCAGGATATATCGCAACCACCCCGTCCGGGGCGAACATGACCCGGCGTTTACCGCCGTGACGTCCGGCACAACGTTGTTGACGCGCGGCGTCGCCGCGCTGATCTCTCGGCTTTGAGGCAACCGGCCTTTTGAACCGGAGCGGTAGGAATGTCAAGCCCGCCGCCCTTTCCTGCGAATCCCGGGCGGTCGGCCCGGGCCCATTCCACGCTATCGACCGTGCTACTGCACGATCTTCTCCAGGACGAACTCCACCCGCCTGTTCTTGGCCCGGTTCTCCGGCGAGGTGTTGGGGTAGAGCGGATCGAGTTCGCCCAGCCCCGTGGCGGTCATCCTGTTCGGGCTTATGCCCATCTCCACCATGGCCCGGAGCACGTTGACCGCACGCAGGGCCGAAAGCTCCCAGTTGTCGTGGAAGCGCGCCCCCGCGGTGGGGGCGACGTCGTCGGTGTAGCCCTTGATGTTAATCATCTCGTCCGGATACTTGATGAAGAAATTCTTCATCCGGGCCAGTATCTCCCGCCCTTCAGGCTTCAGGGTGGCGGAGCCGGAATCGAAAAGCACCTCGCTCGGCATGCGCAGGGTGATCTTGCCCTTGTCCAGCTTGGCCGTGACCAGCCCGGCCACGCCCTGGGTGGTCTGCAGGAGCTTCACGTCCTGGAAGACCCGCTGCTGCGCCTGCTCGAGCTGGCGGCGCATCTGGATCTGCTCCATCAGGACGCTGGCTTCCTTGGCCGTGATGCGCGAAGTGTTGATGCTCGTCTCCTTGCCCTGCAGCGCCGACTTGATGGCCGAGAACGAGTCGGTGAACTGATTCTTGTCGAGGGTGGACATGGAGAACAGCAGCACGAAAAAGGTCAGCAGCAGCGTGACCATGTCGGAGTAGGTCAGAAGCCATTCGCCGGTCGAGGCCTCCTCCTCCTCTTCGAGCCCGAGCCCTTCGTCGTCATCGCTCATATCTTCGCTCCTTCGGGGCTATGAAGGATGAGAGCTTCTCGTATACCAGACGAGGGTTGTTGTTCTCAAGGATGCATTTCGCTCCCTCGAAAATGATCTCCAGGTGCAGGATCTCCTGCTGCGTTCGGGCGAAGAGCTTGCCCGCGATGGGCAGGAAGAGCAGGTTGGACATGATCGAGCCGTAGAAGGTGGTGATCAGCGCCACGGCCATGGCCGGACCGATGGACTTGGGATCGTCCAGCCGCGTGAGCATCTGCACGAGGCCGATCAGGGTGCCGATCATGCCGAAGGCCGGGGCATAGGCCGCGAGGCCGCGGAAGACGTCCTGGCCGATCTTGTGGCGCTTCTTCATGGCGCCGATCTCGATGCGCAACGTGTCGCGGATGAGGCCGGGATCGGCGTTGTCCGCGATGAGCTGGCAGGATTTCTTGAGCACCGCGTTCTCGGTCTGGATGTTCTCCAGCGCCAGAAGTCCCTCGCGGCGGCTGATCTCGGCCACCTTGACCATGATGTCCACCACCTCGCGCGGGCGGACCTTGCGCGAGGCGAAGATCTTGACCCCGGCGTAGAAGGCCTGCATGACCTCCTCGAACGGAAAGGCCACGCTGATGGCGGCCAGGGAGCCGCCCACGACGATCAGGATCGAGGGAATGTTGATGAAATCCATGATGGAGCCGCCCAGAAGGATGGCTCCCGTGACCATGGCGAGGCCGACGATCAGACCGAGTAGAGTCGCGATATCCATGTATTACGCCTTAGTATCAGAGGTCGTCTTGACATCGGCCCGTCCCTGACGGACATTCGGAACATCGCTGCCTGCCGTTGAACGGCTGTGCAATTGCTAGCAAATTTGGGTTGTATATGCAAAACGTTCAAAAAGTCCAGCAAGCCGCGACAACCGTCCGGGAACGCCTGGGGGGACTGGATGCGGACGCAGTGGGCGTCGTCCTGGGCACCGGGCTCGGGCGCTGGGCGGCGAGGCTCACCGAAGATCGCCTCGGCTATGCCGAGATTCCCGGCTTCCCCGCCTCCACCGTGCCCGGGCACGAAGGCGCCCTGCTCAAGGGGCGCATCGGCGGCCGCCAGGTCCTCGCCCTCTCCGGCCGCTTCCATCTCTACGAAGGCTACTCCCCCGAGGAGCTGTGCATGGGGGTGCGCACCCTCGCGGCGGCGGGCGTGCGCAGCGTCGTCCTGACCAACGCCGCGGGCGCCCTCGATCCGACCTTCGACGTCGGCTCGCTCATGTGCATCACCGACCACATCAACTGGACCGGCCGTACTCCCCTGGCCGGTCCCAACGTCGACGAATGGGGGCCGCGCTTCCCGGACATGAGCCGCGTCTGGAGCCCGCGCCTGCGCGAGCTGGCCATGCGGGTCGCCCTGGAGAAAGGCGTGCGTCTCGAGCGCGGCGTCTACATCCAGGTGCCGGGCCCCCAGATGGAGACGCCCGCCGAGACGCGGGCCTACCGCATGCTCGGGGCGCACGCCATCGGCATGTCCACGGTGCTCGAGGCCGTCGCCCTGCGCCACATGGGCGTGGAACTGCTCGGCATCTCCTGCCTGACCAACAAGAACCTGCCGGACTGCATGGAGGAGGCCCCGCTGGAGACCGTGCTCGCCCAGGCCTCGCGCAGCGCCGGGCAACTCGGGGAGCTTCTGGACGGGATCATCGTCCGCATCTGAGGTACGCGTCCGTCCGGCGCGGATTCCGGCAGGTACGAAACGTGCATGGCATGGTCGGCGGGTAAAGTTTTTTTCCGCTGCATCCGATCAAGAAAATGGCCGCACCTGCGGCCGGGAGAGGACGACCATGGGCATGTTCACGCGCCCTTCCGCCGTTTCCGGCATCGTTGCCGCCGCCGTGCTGCTCGCGGCCCTGCTGTCCTTCGGCTGCTCCTCGCAGTCCATCGACGACGCCGTGAAGTCCTGGAACCGCATGTACCCGGAAAAAACCGCCGCCGAGAAGGAAGGGGTGCTCCTCACCTCCAACTATGAGGCGGCCAACCGACTGGCCAGCGGACTTTCCGACCGCGACGTGGACGAAAACGCGCGCATCGTCCTGACCAGCTTCGTGGACGTGGACGACCTCGACAACACCTCCACGCTCGGCCGCGTCATCCCGGAGCAGATCTCCTCGCGCCTGGCCCAGAAGGGCTTCACAACCGTCGAGCTCAAGGGGTTGACCCCGCAGATCGAGGTGCGCGAGGGCCAGGGCGAGTTCGGCCTCTCCCGCCGCGTCAAGCCCGTGAACAAGACCACGTACGGCTACGCCGTGCTCGTCGGGACCTATGCCGTGGGGCTCAACGTGGTCACGGTGAATGCGCGCATCGTGCGCAGCTCGGACAACGCGGTCCTGGCCGGGGCGGACTACAACATCCCCCTCACGCCCAACGTCATGCGCATGGCCGACCTGGACACGAGCCGGATGGCGGATGCGCCCATCGTGCCCAGCGTCTCGACCGTGCTGCCCTCCGAGCGCCCGGCCTCGGCCGCGCAGCCCACGCTGCAGCCGTCGAGCCTCGCCACGCCCTACTCCTCCGCCCCGCGCACCCACTGAGCCGACGGCACGGCCCCGGAGGCCGTCTTGCCCTTTTGCCGTCGACCTGCTAGAGGCACGCATGACCGGACGTACCGGCCCGCGGGGCCGGGTCCGGCATTTTTCACGAAGAGTATGGAGGGCCCATGGCCAAGGAAGATGCAATCGAGGTCGACGGCGTGGTGCAGGAAGCCCTGCCCAACGCCATGTTCCGCGTGGAACTCGAAAACGGGCACGAGGTGCTGGCCCATATCTCCGGAAAGATGCGCAAGTACTACATCCGCATCCTGCCCGGCGACAAGGTCAAGGTCGAGCTTTCGCCCTACGACCTGACCCGCGGCCGCATCACCTACCGCCTCAAGTAAGGACCGCGGCGGGCACAGGCACCGCCGCGCGCACCCCCCCGCCATGAAACACCACGGCGTCGTAAGCTGGTTCAACGAGATCAAGGGATTCGGCTTCATCCGCGACGACGAAAGCGGAGAGGACGTCTTCGTGGACTACTCCGCCGTGGAGCGCGAAGGCTTCAGGACGCTCTACGCGGGCGAGACCGTGGAGTACGAGAAGACCGAGGACAGCGGCGGCGTCAAAGCCGCCAAGGTCCGGCTCACTGGTACACTGGCTCCAGGCGCCTGAGATCCCGCGCCCAGTCCCGCACGAACAGCCGGCATTCCCCGATCGACGTGACCAGGTCGAGGCGGGTCATTCCCGAAAGGATCCCCGACTCGGCCTGCGCCAGCTCGCAGACGCTGCTCGGCTCCGGCCCGCAGCCCGGCTCCTCGCGGCGCACCCCGAGGCAGGCGGCCAGGGAGACGGAGTCGGCGAAGTCCTGCAGGGTCTCGCGGATCAGGCGCTCGTTCAGGGTCTGCCGTCCGAGCAGGCAGTAGACCAGGGAGAGGACCAGTCGCCGCTGCAGCGTGGCCACGAGGCGGAAGACGCGCGTCTCCCCCTTGTTACCGCCCATGGCCAGCACGAAGACATCCTGGCCCAGACCCTGCCCCGCGCCCGATGCGGCGGGCAGCCCGACGCGCTTGCCGAACCTCGAGCCGAGGTCGACCGCGGCGGGTGCCGTGGCCGCGTCGCCATCCTGCGGCGTGCAGACGGTCTGGATCTTGGCCGTGCCGCTCACGCCGCGCGCGAACAACCTGAGAAAGGCGCCCGCGGCCTGCTGCGCGGAGCTGCCGCCGAAATCGCCGAGCACGCGCTCGGCCTGGGCCGCGAAGACCATGTTGGCGTCGTGGAAATCCATGAGCAGATCGCGCAGCGCGGCGTAGTCGAGGACGCCGTCCCGGACCAGGACGTCGCCGAGATGCAGGTGGGAGCCCGCCTGTCGGCGGACGAGTTCGTCGCACTCCTCGCCGGAGATGTAGCCCAGGCGCACGGCCACCTCGCCGAAGCGCTCCTCGGTGATGCGCTGGCAGCGCACCACCTCGGCCACCTGGCCGGGGGTCAGAAAGCCGCGCTCCAGGGCCAGGGCGCCGAGCGGCTGGTTGGACAGCCGCAATTCCTGCAGGAGATCGTCGAGACGGGAAGGGGTGAGCAGACGGCGTTCCACGAGGAACTGTCCGAAAAGCTTTCCATAGAGCAGACTCATGGGCACGCTCCCTTCCGGCCCTGCCGGACGCCGCTTTGCGATCTAGCCCGCGGCTGCGGCCAGATCCTTCTCGGACTCGCAGACGCTGCGGGCCAGGGCCAGCTCGTCGGCGGAAAAGACCTTGTCGATGTCCAGGATGATCACGAACTGCGCATCCTGCTTGCCGATGCCGCGGATGAAGCGGGTATCCACGCTCGTGCCCATGCGCGGCGCGGGCTCGATGTCCTCGGCGGGCATCTCCACCACTTCGCGCACGGAGTCCACCAGGGCGCCGAGCACGGTCTCCTCGCCCTCCACCTCGACCTCGACGATGATGATGCAGGTGTTGACCGTGGCCTCCGTCTTCGGCAGGCCGAACTTGAGGCGCATGTCCACCACGGGCACGGCGTGTCCGCGCAGGTTGATGACCCCGCGCATGAACTCGGGCGTGCGGGGAATGCGCGTGACGGTAGTCATCTCCAGGACCTCACGCACGGAGGTGATGTCCAGGGCGAAAATTTCCTCCGCCAGAACGAAGGTCAGGTACTGGTTGGTCTGTTTCGCCAAATCCATGTCCATTGCTCTCCCCCCGCTTATCGCAGTCCGATCATTTTTTGCGATCAATATTCGTGTGGTATCCCGCCACTTCCGGCAAGAGTCAAGTCCTATAGCCTGTTCAGTTTTCCACTGGACGTCCGGAGAGGCACACGGGTTGCTTGGAGCAGCCGTCAGGAAATCCCTTCCCATGGAGGTTCGAATGCGCCTGATCGCGCTTTTCTTCCTGCTCTCGGTGCTCGCCGCCCTGGCCCTGGACCGGAGCTTCTCCCCCCGCCTCCACTGGCACGAACAAGTTCTCGCGCGCATGGACGGCAGGAACTGCCCGATCTACTTTCCCATGGAGGCCCGCTGAGCAGCGGTCCGACGCCGCATTGAACGCAGAGAGGCCGCGGGAGCGCATCCCGCGGCCTCTTCATTCCCCTGTCCGGGGTGCGGAAAACAGGTCTGCCTAGTCGTCGCGGGCGGCGACGTGGTCGTGCGCGTGGTCTGCATGATCATGGCAGTGCTCATGGCCATGATCATGCTCATGTTCGTGCCCATGGCCGCGGTCATGTCCGGCCGCATGCACCGTCCCATGCACCGCGTCGTGCTCGTGCTCCACGAAGCCGAGCGGATGGACGTGCACGTGGTGGTGCGGGACCATGCCGGAGCCGTCGATGAGCTTGCCGCCGCTGATGGTGCGGAATTCGCGCGTGACGCGGGCGAGGAAGTCCCAGTCGTGGGAGATGATGACGCAGGGACGGTCGAGGTCGCAGAGGATGTCGACCAGGCGGTCCCGCGTCGCGGGATCGAGGCTGTTGGTGGGCTCGTCCAGGAGCAGGGCCCGCGGGTTCATGGCCAGGACCGCGGCCAGGGAGACGAGCTTCTTCTCACCGCCCGAGAGCTTGTGCGTGAGTCGGTTCTCGAAGCCCGCAAGCCCCAGCGAGGCCAGCACGGCGAGCGCCGTCTCGCGCGCCTGCGCGGGCGTCTGGCCGAGATTCAGGGGACCGAAGGCCACGTCGTCGAGCACGGTGGGGAAGAAGAGCTGGTCGTCCGCGTTCTGCAGGAGCAGCCCGATGGTCGTGCGCACCTGGCGGAACTCCTTCTCCGTGGCCACCGGCCGCCCGGCGAAGATCACCGCCCCGCGCTGGGGGCGCAGAAGACCCATCATGATGTGCAGCAGCGTGGTCTTGCCCGAGCCGTTGTGCCCGACGAGGCCGATGCGCTGGTCCGCGCAAAAGGAGAAGTCCAACCCGTCGAGCGTGGGCGCGGACGAGCCGGGATAGGTGAAGACGACGTCGCGCAGTTCGAGAAGCACATCAGACACGGCCGAACCTCTCCAGGATTTCGAGGCAGGCGAGGCCCGCCGAGCAGGACAGCATGAGGACCAGAAGGACGGCGTCGGCCCTGCGCATGGAGAACTCGCGCAGGCTGACGAATCGTCCGTCGAAGCCGCGCAGGAGCATGGCCTTGTGCACCCTCTCCGCGCGCTCGAAGCTGCGCAGCAGGAGCACGGCCAGGAGCGAGGCCAGGGTGCGGTAGGTATGCAGGCCGGTCTTGGCCTGAAATCCCCGCAGGCGGGCGGCCACGCGCAGGCGGCCGTACTCCTCTCCCGACACCTGGATGAAGCGATAGGTGAACAAAAAAAGGAAGGCAAGCTTTTCGGGCACTCCGAGGCGGTACATGGCCTGTCCCAGGGAGGCGGCGTCGCTCGTCAGGACCAGGGCCAGGAGGGCCAGGACGATGGCGTTGGCCTTGAGGGTGATCAGCACGGCCAGATGCAGCCCTTCGGCCGACGCCACGAGGGGGCCGAGGCGCCAGACGGGCGTGCCGGGCGCGGTGAAGGGCACGAGCAGCCAGAGGAAGACGATGAAGGCGTTGACCGCGGCCAAGCGGCGCAGCAGGGCGCCGAGCGGCGGCCTGGCCGCGCACACGAGGCAGAGCGCCAGGGCAAGGGCAAGGGCCGGAGCTGTCAGCGCCGGGGCCAGGGCCACGGTCAGCGAAAAGGCTGCGGCGCAGACCAGCTTGCCCCGCGGATCGCAGCGATGCAGAACGGAATCACCGACGGCAAAGGGTTCCTCGAACACCGGGCCTCCCTGATGTGAACGTCGTCCGCGCGGCCTAGGGTCGCTTCTTGGCCCTGAACCAGGCCACGAGCCCGAAGAGGCCCACGATCCAGCCGAGCCCACCCACGATCTCCGTGAGGCCGGGCCCCTTCTCCTGCTGCGCCATGAGCATCTGCACGACGGGCGCGAGCCGTTTCTGCACGGTCCGGTCCACGATGCGCTCCAGGGTCTGCGCGTCCATCGCGCCGACGGAGGCGCCCCCCTGGGCGCCGACCGCGTCAGGGGCGGTGGGGGCGGCGGGGGCGGCGGCTGGCTGGGCTTCAGGAGCTTCGGGCTGCATGGAGGCGGACGCCGTCCCTCCCTCGGCCGCGCCGTATTCCTTGGCCGTGACCACGCTCTCCGCCCTGTGCCCTTCGCCCGCGCTCAGCACGATCCGCAGGTCGTGCCCGGCGGCGCGGGCCGCCCGGGGCACGGGAAAGGTGAAGCCGCCTTCGTCGTTCGTGACGCCGTCGAGATACTTCTCGCCGGTGGCGGCGTCGTAGACCTCGACCTTTCCCGCGTGGACCTTCTCGCCTCGGGAGTAGTAGCAGTCGACCACGACGGAGCCTCCCTCGACCACGGCGAAGACGTTGACGCGGTGGGCCTGGGCCGAATGCGGAAGCGCGAGGAGCAGAAGTAACGTGAGGGCGAGGGCTGAAAGCCCGTGCCGAGTGGTGCTGCGCACGGTTGTTTCCCCTATGGTTGCGTTCATGCGGCCTGGTGCGCCGCAAGCAGCTCGGGTCGCGTGCGGGCGAGGAAGGAGACGGCGAGCGCCGTGATCACGCCCTCGATGCACATGACCGGCAGATGGGCCAGGAGCAGGACCTTGGCGGCCGCGAGGAAGCCCTCGTCCGTGAAGGCGAGGGACGCCGCGGTCAGGAGCGCGGCCAGCAGCACGCCGAGGAAGCCGCAGCAGAAGCCGCCCACGGCCGCGGCGCGGCCCTGGCGGGCGAGCAGCGGCCTGAAGAGGTAGAAGCAGACGACCCCGGGCATGGCCATGTTGAAGGTGTTCACGCCGAGCGAGGTGATGCCGCCGTAAAGGAAGAGCACCGCCTGCAGCGCGAGCCCCACGAGGATGGCCGGGAAGGCCGCCCAGCCGAGGATGGCGCCGATGAGCCCGTTGAGGATGAGGTGCACGCTGGTGGGGCCGACCGGGACATGGATGAGCGAGGCCACGAAGAAGGCCGCCGAGAGCACGGCCACGGGCATGAGCCGGTCGTAATCCATGCGCCGGAGCCCCACGGCCGTGCCCGCGGCGGTCAGCACCGCGCCCGTGAGCAGCACGGGGGCTGAAAGTACCCCTTCGGAAATGTGCATGGCTCCTCCTCCCCTGCCCCGGCCGGAGCCCCCCGGACTAGCTGCAGTCCGGGGGGATCCGGCAGGCAGGGGGACGTTCTACTTCTTTTGGGCCTTGGGCTCAACAAAGCGGGTCCAGAGCACGGCTCCGAGCTCC
Protein-coding regions in this window:
- a CDS encoding cold shock domain-containing protein, which produces MKHHGVVSWFNEIKGFGFIRDDESGEDVFVDYSAVEREGFRTLYAGETVEYEKTEDSGGVKAAKVRLTGTLAPGA
- a CDS encoding chemotaxis protein CheW produces the protein MDMDLAKQTNQYLTFVLAEEIFALDITSVREVLEMTTVTRIPRTPEFMRGVINLRGHAVPVVDMRLKFGLPKTEATVNTCIIIVEVEVEGEETVLGALVDSVREVVEMPAEDIEPAPRMGTSVDTRFIRGIGKQDAQFVIILDIDKVFSADELALARSVCESEKDLAAAAG
- a CDS encoding energy-coupling factor ABC transporter ATP-binding protein, with protein sequence MSDVLLELRDVVFTYPGSSAPTLDGLDFSFCADQRIGLVGHNGSGKTTLLHIMMGLLRPQRGAVIFAGRPVATEKEFRQVRTTIGLLLQNADDQLFFPTVLDDVAFGPLNLGQTPAQARETALAVLASLGLAGFENRLTHKLSGGEKKLVSLAAVLAMNPRALLLDEPTNSLDPATRDRLVDILCDLDRPCVIISHDWDFLARVTREFRTISGGKLIDGSGMVPHHHVHVHPLGFVEHEHDAVHGTVHAAGHDRGHGHEHEHDHGHEHCHDHADHAHDHVAARDD
- the cbiQ gene encoding cobalt ECF transporter T component CbiQ is translated as MFEEPFAVGDSVLHRCDPRGKLVCAAAFSLTVALAPALTAPALALALALCLVCAARPPLGALLRRLAAVNAFIVFLWLLVPFTAPGTPVWRLGPLVASAEGLHLAVLITLKANAIVLALLALVLTSDAASLGQAMYRLGVPEKLAFLFLFTYRFIQVSGEEYGRLRVAARLRGFQAKTGLHTYRTLASLLAVLLLRSFERAERVHKAMLLRGFDGRFVSLREFSMRRADAVLLVLMLSCSAGLACLEILERFGRV
- the cbiM gene encoding cobalt transporter CbiM, which translates into the protein MHISEGVLSAPVLLTGAVLTAAGTAVGLRRMDYDRLMPVAVLSAAFFVASLIHVPVGPTSVHLILNGLIGAILGWAAFPAILVGLALQAVLFLYGGITSLGVNTFNMAMPGVVCFYLFRPLLARQGRAAAVGGFCCGFLGVLLAALLTAASLAFTDEGFLAAAKVLLLAHLPVMCIEGVITALAVSFLARTRPELLAAHQAA